One genomic segment of Occultella kanbiaonis includes these proteins:
- a CDS encoding ECF transporter S component, which translates to MSARTEGPRRDAQGQNAPKQGTPRPDPTAPRRAPITLHDLVLLAALAVVFGFLYWALVQLWGWLQVAMGPFGDLAQNALAGGWMVVAPLAVYIVRKPGVGIVVEIIAAIVEVVFLASPVGPMLLLVGLIQGVGAELPFALTRYRRYGWGVFLASGISAALFNLVLGMVRFGWAGQDFFALRVGLQFASGILLCGLLAKLIGDALLRTGVLDNYAIGRAQRSAARTR; encoded by the coding sequence ATGAGCGCGCGAACCGAAGGCCCACGCCGGGACGCCCAGGGCCAGAACGCCCCGAAGCAGGGCACCCCACGCCCCGACCCCACCGCGCCCCGCCGGGCCCCGATCACCCTGCACGACCTGGTCCTCCTCGCCGCCCTCGCCGTCGTCTTCGGCTTCCTCTACTGGGCCCTCGTGCAGCTGTGGGGCTGGCTCCAGGTGGCGATGGGCCCGTTCGGCGATCTCGCCCAGAACGCCCTCGCCGGCGGCTGGATGGTCGTCGCCCCGCTCGCGGTCTACATCGTCCGCAAGCCCGGCGTCGGCATCGTCGTCGAGATCATCGCCGCGATCGTCGAGGTGGTGTTCCTGGCCTCACCGGTCGGACCGATGCTGCTCCTGGTCGGCCTGATCCAGGGCGTCGGCGCCGAGCTCCCGTTCGCGCTCACCAGGTACCGCCGGTACGGCTGGGGCGTGTTCCTGGCCTCCGGGATCAGCGCAGCCCTGTTCAACCTGGTGCTCGGGATGGTCCGGTTCGGATGGGCCGGGCAGGACTTCTTCGCGCTGCGCGTGGGCCTGCAGTTCGCCAGCGGCATCCTGCTCTGCGGGCTCCTCGCGAAGCTCATCGGGGACGCCCTGCTGCGCACCGGCGTGCTGGACAACTACGCCATCGGGCGGGCCCAGCGCAGCGCCGCCCGCACCCGCTGA